The genomic interval ATGCCTGGAGGAGTTCCGGAGTGATCCCTCGGGCGTCATCCATGGGCCCATTGTCCTGACCGGGTGTGAGGAGGGACACCTGGCTAGGAGATAAAACCTGCCGGCCAATGTGGCATTTCTTTCAAATGACCATTTAAGCCTCAGCCAGGATTTGGGGTGACTCAAATCGTTCAcgtagaaaacacacacacacgtcttagGGGACCCGTGTGAGGAGAGGACATTCACCTATTGACCCAGCGGCCAGGGTTGAAGGGTCGACCCCGAGAGGCTGGAGCACACACACCAGGTTGAATACAGGTGCCGGGCTCCGGATTGCACCGATCGGAGTTAGATGGCTCCGGGGAAGAGAGAAGAGTCATGTGACATTTAGCTCACCAATCAGAGGCAAGCACTGGCAGGGCTCCACCCACCTTCTTGCTATACTAGCTCGCACGCTCCTCCCGCAGCAGTAGCAGCCGCGCTCCTTGCTCTGTGCGGGAGAACTTGCCACTACAGTCACCCAGTCAAACATGGAGACGGAGCAGAAGCACCAGCAGGACAAGGTGCTGGGAAGACCAAACAACAAAGCCGCCCCTGCCTCCGGGGATGCCTGCAGGACCGGGAATCAAGATCCTGCTTCCTCCGTTCCCACTGTCTCCAGCGATGTGTCTCCCTCGGGCAGCGCCTCCCTGAGCAGCAGCAGAGCCGGTTCTACCGCTGCCGCCATTTTCACTGCTCATGAGAACCCGGGCCTGCCCATCATGGCTGCTGTTCCGTCGGAGAGGTATTCTGACCTCCAGGCCTGCTGCAGTCTTCGCGAAGACCTTGGATGTGAGGTGACTGAGGGGGGCAGCCAGGCTGCTGTGGGGCCACCCCCGAAGGCCACTGGCCATGCCGAGCACCCAGCCGGGACCAAGAGCCCCTGGAACAACCGCCGTAGGAAGCAGCCCTGCCGCGACCGGGGTGCCTATGGTCAGAAGCCTCCAGGGCGGTGTCTGTTAACTAGGCTTTTGCCGCCATCTTCTCCAGGGTCCCAGCCCAGCAGCCGTCGCTGTTCCCAGGCTTCTACATCGAGTCAGGCAACCCAGCCAGGCCCTGCACTCCTAAGCCATGCCTCTGAGACAAGGCCTGCTAGCCAAAGTCTCATCGCCCTGCCAGCTTCTGCTCGCCACGGACATGCATCTGGTCCAGGCCCTGTCTTCCAACACTGCACCGCCCCGCCAGGCCTTTCTTTTCCCCCATTTGCCGTTCATCTAGACCCTGCTCGTCTAAGCCCTGAATCTGCGCCAGACCCGACTGGTGGAGGCCATGCATCCGCGCCAGAGCCGACTCGTGGAGGCCGTGCATCCGCGCCAGAGCCGACTCGTGGAGGCCGTCCATCCGCGCCAGACCCGACTCGTGGAGGCCGTGCATCCGCGCCAGACCCGACTCCTGGAGGCCGTGCATCCGCGCCAGAGCCGACTCGTGGAGGCCGTCCATCCGCGCCAGACCCGACTCGTGGAGGCCGTGCATCCGCGCCAGACCCGACTCGCGGAGGCCGTGCATCCGCGCCAGGCCCGACTCGCCGAGGCCG from Callithrix jacchus isolate 240 chromosome X, calJac240_pri, whole genome shotgun sequence carries:
- the EZHIP gene encoding EZH inhibitory protein, which produces METEQKHQQDKVLGRPNNKAAPASGDACRTGNQDPASSVPTVSSDVSPSGSASLSSSRAGSTAAAIFTAHENPGLPIMAAVPSERYSDLQACCSLREDLGCEVTEGGSQAAVGPPPKATGHAEHPAGTKSPWNNRRRKQPCRDRGAYGQKPPGRCLLTRLLPPSSPGSQPSSRRCSQASTSSQATQPGPALLSHASETRPASQSLIALPASARHGHASGPGPVFQHCTAPPGLSFPPFAVHLDPARLSPESAPDPTGGGHASAPEPTRGGRASAPEPTRGGRPSAPDPTRGGRASAPDPTPGGRASAPEPTRGGRPSAPDPTRGGRASAPDPTRGGRASAPGPTRRGRASAPGPAGRGRASAPGPAGRGRAPAPGPAGRGRAPAPGPARRGRAPAPGPAPRGRAPAPGPAPRGSASATGAAPRGRASTPGSDHRSRSRAFRGVASRSGPALRGRTSGSSPPLQRSGHPPGRALRSTARSTPARRSTSMTPDTGLRSCSTQRRSALLSRSLSGPADENPSCGAGLRRLAFQSSSGSPDPEVPSSPSPPVWHAVRMRASSPSPPRSYFLPIPQQWDESSSSSSPSPSRSPGTSPSSSPTKISGQSSSSSSPEFLGLRSISTPSPESLRRALMPELYAPSPVPPEEQAEIESTAHPPPPPEL